A section of the Acomys russatus chromosome 10, mAcoRus1.1, whole genome shotgun sequence genome encodes:
- the LOC127194197 gene encoding olfactory receptor 2A2-like — MKGNHTWVTDFILVGLQLSAGMEMLLFWIFSLLYILSMLANGIILGLICVDQRLHTPMYFFLSHLAILDMSYASNNVPKMLANLVNQKKNITFGPCITQTFLYLAFAASECLILAAMSYDRFVAICHPLHYTVIMSWKVCVALAATSWSCGFILSLVHTVLLLRLPFCGPWEVNHLFCEILAVLKLACADTLINQLVILAACIFVLVGPLCSMLVSYTHILRAVLRMQSKEGRRKAFSTCSSHLCVVGLFFGIAMLVYMVPDSDQREEQEKILSLFHSLFNPLLNPLIYSLRNAQMKEAFHRALQKKRSV, encoded by the coding sequence ATGAAAGGCAACCACACATGGGTCACAGACTTCATCCTGGTGGGACTCCAGCTCAGTGCAGGCATGGAGATGTTGCTTTTCTGGATCTTCTCCCTGTTGTACATCCTTAGCATGCTTGCCAATGGCATAATCTTGGGGCTCATCTGTGTGGACCAGAGGCTGCACACCCCGATGTACTTCTTTCTTTCACACCTGGCCATCCTCGACATGTCTTATGCTTCCAACAACGTCCCCAAGATGCTGGCCAACTTGGTCAACCAGAAAAAAAACATCACATTTGGTCCATGCATCACACAGACATTCCTGTACTTGGCCTTTGCTGCTTCAGAGTGCTTGATTTTGGCAGCCATGTCCTATGATAGGTTCGTGGCCATCTGCCACCCCCTACACTATACTGTCATCATGAGTTGGAAAGTATGCGTGGCTCTGGCTGCCACTTCCTGGTCATGTGGATTTATCCTCTCTCTGGTTCACACAGTTCTTCTGCTCAGGCTGCCCTTCTGTGGGCCCTGGGAGGTGAACCACCTCTTTTGTGAAATCCTAGCTGTTCTCAAGCTGGCTTGTGCTGACACCTTGATCAACCAACTTGTCATCCTTGCTGCATGCATTTTTGTCTTAGTTGGGCCCCTTTGCTCAATGcttgtctcttacacacacatccTCCGGGCAGTCCTAAGGATGCAGTCAAAGGAGGGACGCAGgaaggccttctccacctgctcttcccatCTCTGTGTGGTGGGGCTCTTCTTTGGAATAGCCATGTTGGTTTATATGGTCCCTGATTCTGATCAGCGAGAGGAGCAGGAGAAAATTTTGTCACTGTTCCACAGTCTATTTAACCCACTGCTGAATCCTCtcatctacagcctgaggaatGCCCAGATGAAAGAAGCCTTCCACAGAGCACTGCAGAAGAAGAGATCTGTTTGA
- the LOC127194196 gene encoding olfactory receptor 13 gives MGSNMTLITEFILQGFPLSPRMQMLLFVLFSLFYAFTLLGNGTIVGLICLDSRLHTPMYFFLSQLAIVDIAYACTTVPQMLVNLLYPSMPISFAGCMAQTFLFLTFAITECLILVVMSYDRYVAICHPLRYSAIMSWRVCSTMAMISWVIGILLSLIHLSLLLPLPFCVSQKVNHFFCEITAVLKLACADTHLNETMVLAGAVSVLVGPFSSIVVSYTCILGAIMKIQSGEGQRKAFSTCSSHLCVVGLFYGTAIVMYVGPRQGSPKEQKKYLLLFHSLFNPMLNPLIYSLRNSDVKNSLKRILGTERAL, from the coding sequence ATGGGAAGCAATATGACATTGATTACGGAGTTCATCCTCCAGGGATTTCCACTCAGCCCAAGGATGCAGATGCTCCTGTTTGTCCTCTTCTCTCTATTCTATGCCTTCACCTTGTTAGGGAATGGGACCATCGTGGGGCTTATCTGCTTGGACTCCAGGCTCCAcactcccatgtacttcttcctgtcCCAGCTGGCCATTGTTGACATTGCCTATGCCTGCACCACAGTGCCCCAGATGCTGGTGAACCTTCTATATCCATCCATGCCTATCTCCTTTGCTGGTTGCATGGCACAGACCTTTCTCTTTTTGACATTTGCTATCACAGAATGCCTCATCCTGGTGGTGATGTCCTACGACAGGTATGTGGCCATCTGCCACCCACTTCGATACTCTGCCATCATGAGCTGGAGGGTGTGCAGCACCATGGCAATGATTTCCTGGGTTATTGGGATTCTCCTGTCCTTGATTCATCTGTCATTACTTCTACCTCTACCCTTCTGTGTGTCTCAGAAAGTAAACCACTTTTTCTGTGAAATTACAGCTGTTCTCAAGCTTGCCTGTGCAGACACACACCTCAATGAGACTATGGTCCTAGCTGGAGCCGTGTCTGTGCTTGTAGGACCATTCTCCTCAATTGTGGTATCTTATACATGTATTCTTGGTGCTATCATGAAGATCCAGTCAGGGGAAGGTCAAAGAAAAGCCTTTTCCACCTGCTCCTCACACCTCTGTGTGGTTGGATTGTTTTATGGTACTGCCATCGTCATGTACGTTGGACCTAGACAAGGGAGCCCTAAGGAGCAGAAAAAATATCTCTTGCTATTTCACAGCCTTTTTAACCCCATGCTCAACCCTCTTATCTATAGTCTCAGGAATTCTGATGTgaagaatagtttgaagagaattttgGGAACGGAGAGAGCTTTGTGA